From the Leptospira biflexa serovar Patoc strain 'Patoc 1 (Paris)' genome, one window contains:
- a CDS encoding TolC family protein, with protein sequence MFLFFNSKKSKVHWFRLGILILSIHFTQLESQNILGKPCQKMTTMIEMSECIVTRHPDFQLEEIKLKEISGRKKIASYFFPSNPNVSGYLANRNEETATSLFGSSSSSASNFQVMVNQEIYTNGKREIAIQIADEEFRAQVFRLETVKRILTFEALKKIIRFHYLFLEKENSLNSLNLVKELKKVSKARINEGLSPGIDESLSESEEIRIFKIWNQTHRQYENAKSELEVLLGIQIESSDFETFQMKLPNSFPKDKTELVKTAFQYRPEVFLTEKEIEIALLRHNEVRKQKIPNVSLGAFAQNDGFNERVVGGMISLPLILWRDFEGESIISASKIDSTKVIQESVARNIKQEVLFALTNFLTLSEEINLYDENKMERAESDLKNLQEAIRFGKIKIIDAINHQRILLQTKLNYLNTKSEYEVSQIELIRVLGLPTDILEIRP encoded by the coding sequence ATGTTTTTATTTTTTAATTCAAAGAAATCCAAAGTTCATTGGTTTCGACTGGGGATATTGATTTTATCAATTCATTTCACTCAATTGGAATCTCAGAATATTTTGGGAAAACCATGTCAAAAAATGACAACAATGATTGAAATGAGCGAGTGCATTGTTACGCGTCATCCTGACTTTCAACTTGAGGAAATTAAATTGAAAGAAATTTCAGGCAGAAAAAAAATCGCGTCCTATTTTTTCCCTTCGAATCCGAATGTCTCAGGTTATTTGGCAAATCGTAATGAAGAAACAGCAACTTCCTTATTTGGCTCGTCCTCTTCTTCAGCAAGTAACTTCCAAGTGATGGTGAACCAAGAAATTTATACAAACGGAAAAAGAGAAATTGCGATCCAAATTGCTGATGAAGAATTCAGAGCCCAGGTGTTTCGATTAGAGACGGTGAAACGGATTCTTACTTTTGAAGCCTTAAAAAAAATCATTCGATTTCATTATCTGTTTCTAGAAAAAGAAAATAGTCTCAATAGTTTAAACTTAGTAAAGGAACTAAAAAAAGTATCTAAAGCAAGAATCAATGAAGGACTTTCACCTGGAATAGACGAATCATTATCTGAATCCGAAGAAATTCGTATCTTCAAAATATGGAATCAAACTCATCGCCAGTATGAAAATGCAAAATCTGAATTAGAAGTCTTACTTGGTATTCAGATTGAGTCGAGTGACTTTGAAACGTTCCAAATGAAACTTCCAAATAGTTTTCCAAAAGATAAAACTGAATTAGTAAAAACGGCATTTCAATATAGACCAGAAGTTTTTTTGACTGAAAAGGAAATTGAAATCGCACTCTTGCGTCATAATGAAGTCAGAAAACAGAAAATACCCAATGTAAGTTTAGGCGCTTTTGCACAAAACGATGGGTTTAATGAACGAGTCGTCGGTGGTATGATTTCACTTCCATTGATCCTCTGGAGAGATTTTGAAGGTGAATCCATTATTAGTGCATCAAAAATTGATAGCACTAAGGTGATTCAGGAATCTGTAGCAAGGAATATCAAACAAGAAGTACTCTTTGCCTTAACAAATTTTCTGACTTTATCCGAAGAAATCAATCTTTACGATGAAAACAAAATGGAACGAGCTGAATCAGATTTAAAAAACTTACAAGAAGCAATTCGATTTGGAAAAATCAAAATCATTGATGCAATCAATCACCAACGAATTTTATTACAAACAAAATTAAATTACTTAAATACAAAATCAGAGTACGAAGTATCACAAATTGAATTAATTCGTGTACTTGGATTACCTACAGACATATTGGAAATACGACCATGA
- a CDS encoding efflux RND transporter periplasmic adaptor subunit codes for MKKNIKILFLSILLIFISYYFWQSRQNNLITEEQQNNKDTLHLTNEQKKEIQIKIETVSLSPIHTNIELIGETESVPDDIMDVPARISGRVTSVFFVEGDTIQKGQKLAIIDSPELAKLRSTYLVSKSKYTAAEQNLTRINSLVKMNLAAKQELIDAEANLRVIESEKNSAEENLRANGLGIDNSSTGQYIVYAPRSGLALSRNAVLGSIVLGNQILTTIANLTNLWFQAKIYENDLKYLTEGVSAKVILNAYPDLVFLGKLEHIGEKVDLESRTVHARVVFKNTNRKAKIGLFGKAILSVNERIGIQIPESSIQSYQNSKFVFLETKPDVYHWIEVTTGFTENQKTEVLTGLKEGDKVVTKGSFELKSILFKDTFGGE; via the coding sequence ATGAAAAAAAATATCAAAATACTATTCTTATCCATATTACTTATTTTCATCTCATATTATTTTTGGCAATCACGTCAGAACAATCTCATTACTGAAGAACAACAAAATAATAAAGACACACTTCACCTAACAAATGAGCAGAAGAAAGAAATTCAAATTAAAATTGAAACAGTAAGTTTATCGCCAATCCATACAAACATTGAACTGATTGGTGAAACTGAATCTGTCCCTGATGATATTATGGATGTTCCAGCAAGAATTTCAGGTAGAGTCACATCTGTATTTTTTGTAGAAGGAGATACCATTCAAAAAGGACAAAAATTAGCAATTATAGATTCACCAGAACTTGCGAAACTTCGATCTACCTATTTGGTTTCAAAATCAAAATATACTGCTGCAGAACAAAATTTAACAAGAATTAACTCACTCGTAAAAATGAATTTGGCAGCAAAGCAGGAATTAATTGATGCCGAAGCAAATTTACGAGTGATTGAATCTGAAAAAAATTCTGCAGAGGAAAATTTGAGGGCCAATGGACTGGGGATTGATAACTCTTCCACTGGCCAGTATATAGTGTATGCCCCTAGATCTGGTTTAGCACTTTCTCGAAATGCTGTTCTAGGTTCGATTGTTTTAGGGAATCAAATTCTTACAACCATTGCAAACCTAACTAATCTTTGGTTCCAAGCCAAAATCTACGAAAATGATCTCAAATATTTGACAGAAGGAGTATCTGCTAAAGTCATATTAAATGCTTATCCCGATTTAGTATTTTTAGGAAAATTAGAACACATCGGAGAAAAAGTTGATCTAGAGTCTAGGACAGTCCATGCTCGCGTTGTTTTTAAAAATACAAACCGTAAAGCAAAAATTGGTCTTTTTGGAAAAGCTATCCTCAGTGTGAATGAAAGAATTGGAATTCAAATTCCTGAATCGTCAATTCAATCCTACCAAAATTCAAAATTTGTTTTTTTAGAAACAAAGCCAGATGTATATCATTGGATCGAAGTCACTACAGGGTTTACCGAGAATCAAAAAACCGAAGTTTTGACTGGCCTTAAAGAAGGTGATAAAGTTGTAACAAAAGGATCATTTGAATTAAAATCGATTTTATTCAAAGATACCTTCGGTGGAGAATGA
- a CDS encoding efflux RND transporter permease subunit: MEFLTKLVHFSLQNRLLILIFTVLLVFGGFYSLKHLKVDAVPDITNVQVQVITSSPSLSTLEIEQYITLPVERALAGIPNLTEVRSVSRYGFSLVTAVFAEGTDLFKSRQLVSERLSEASENIPTIYGKPVIGPITTGLGEVFQFTIESNFHSQMELTTYLNWYINPSLKTVPGIVEVNTFGGKTKQYQVIVDTFKSASLGISFNQIVEAIQSNNLSTGSGYIERSNEQLIIGSDGLLKTIPDFEKIQIGKMKDGFPIYLSTVAKIVEGPRLRKGAATSSGKSEVVGAVTLMLLGENSLEVTKSVKEKIFQIEKTLPTGMKIKPYYDRSIMVSNTLKTIVWNLSEGAILVILILFLMIGDFRSGLVIASVIPLAMLIAISLMFMRDLPANLMSMGAIDFGLIVDGAVILIENSHRRLGLKVKELKRALTPTEKKDTILQATIEVRKATIYGEIIIGIVYIPILTLSGTEGKMFIPMATTVLFALIGSFVLTLTVIPVLASFFLNSDLKEEVKTVFFQKIQNWYIPKLDSCFQDPNKILYSTIGIFMISIFMFFRLGGEFLPKLDEGNLLIEISRYPSTTLTESLTSSTKIENAILKEISEITEIVSRTGSPELAIEPMGVEKTDMYLNMKPRSEWNHTKAEIEEKLEEIIQRVAPQVAYGLSQPIEMRNNEIMAGIRADVGIKVFGDDLVQLKIIAEEISSKIKNIEGVADLRIEQLYGLEYLRIKPNREKLARYNLNILDINRITESFSSGVPAGIVYEGMKRFDIVVKTDINSNPDQIPNTPVNVGQNQFAPFHELAEIKIEDGPVQILHQNQNRYALIQFNIRGSDMVSTVRFVKQVLEDKIKFPPGYSFSLGGEFQKFESATNTLLVVVPITLLVIFLILYFAFNEVLAAFIIFLNVPFAITGGILALYFRNLPFSISAGVGFIALFGIAVLNGLVLISFIKSLEHKGNQLEEAIKEAAISRLRPVLTTALLASIGFIPMAISTSPGAEVQRPLATVVIGGLITASGLTLFVLPIVYLKFFAKKSFMLSKEA; encoded by the coding sequence ATGGAATTTTTAACAAAATTAGTCCATTTTTCACTTCAGAATCGACTTTTAATTTTAATATTTACAGTATTACTCGTATTTGGTGGATTTTATTCGTTAAAACATTTGAAAGTTGATGCAGTTCCTGACATCACCAATGTTCAAGTGCAAGTGATTACCTCCTCTCCATCATTATCTACTTTAGAAATCGAACAATATATCACATTACCTGTTGAAAGAGCACTAGCAGGAATTCCAAATTTAACAGAAGTTAGATCTGTATCAAGGTATGGATTTTCATTAGTGACTGCAGTTTTTGCCGAAGGAACCGATTTATTTAAAAGCAGACAGCTAGTAAGCGAAAGGTTAAGTGAGGCTTCAGAAAACATTCCTACAATTTATGGTAAACCAGTGATCGGACCTATCACAACAGGTCTTGGAGAAGTATTCCAATTTACAATCGAAAGTAATTTCCATAGTCAAATGGAATTGACGACGTATTTGAATTGGTACATCAATCCATCATTGAAAACAGTTCCGGGGATTGTAGAGGTAAATACTTTTGGCGGAAAAACCAAACAATACCAAGTCATCGTTGATACCTTCAAGTCTGCATCGTTAGGAATTTCTTTCAATCAAATTGTAGAAGCCATTCAATCGAATAATTTATCTACTGGTAGCGGATATATAGAAAGGTCCAATGAACAATTGATCATCGGTAGTGATGGACTTTTAAAGACAATACCGGACTTTGAAAAAATCCAAATCGGAAAAATGAAAGATGGGTTTCCTATTTATCTGAGTACAGTTGCGAAAATCGTAGAAGGACCCAGATTAAGAAAAGGAGCCGCTACCTCATCAGGTAAATCAGAAGTTGTAGGGGCTGTTACCTTAATGTTACTTGGAGAAAATTCTCTTGAAGTAACAAAGTCTGTGAAGGAAAAAATTTTTCAAATTGAAAAGACATTACCAACAGGTATGAAAATAAAACCATACTATGATCGTTCGATTATGGTATCAAACACTCTTAAAACGATCGTTTGGAATCTATCTGAAGGTGCCATATTAGTCATTCTGATTTTGTTTTTAATGATTGGTGATTTTCGATCTGGTCTCGTGATTGCATCAGTGATTCCACTTGCAATGCTCATTGCCATCTCTCTAATGTTCATGAGAGATTTGCCAGCAAACTTGATGTCTATGGGTGCAATCGATTTTGGATTAATTGTAGATGGTGCGGTCATTCTTATCGAAAATTCACATAGACGATTAGGATTAAAAGTAAAGGAGTTAAAAAGAGCCCTCACTCCAACCGAAAAAAAAGATACAATTCTCCAAGCAACCATCGAAGTCAGAAAGGCAACGATTTATGGAGAAATTATAATCGGAATTGTTTATATTCCAATTCTGACATTGAGTGGAACGGAAGGGAAAATGTTTATCCCGATGGCGACTACAGTACTCTTTGCATTGATAGGATCATTTGTCCTTACTCTGACTGTGATTCCAGTCTTAGCTTCTTTCTTTTTAAATTCAGATCTAAAGGAAGAAGTCAAAACCGTTTTTTTTCAGAAAATTCAGAACTGGTACATTCCGAAACTTGATTCTTGCTTTCAAGATCCAAATAAAATTTTATATTCAACGATTGGAATCTTTATGATTTCAATCTTTATGTTTTTCAGATTGGGTGGAGAATTTTTACCAAAATTGGACGAAGGAAACCTTCTAATCGAAATTAGCCGTTACCCATCTACGACTTTAACCGAATCTTTAACATCCTCTACTAAAATTGAAAATGCGATATTAAAAGAAATATCTGAAATCACCGAAATTGTTTCAAGGACTGGATCACCAGAACTAGCCATTGAGCCAATGGGTGTTGAAAAAACGGATATGTATTTAAATATGAAACCAAGGTCCGAATGGAATCATACAAAAGCAGAAATTGAAGAAAAACTCGAAGAAATCATCCAACGTGTTGCTCCGCAAGTAGCGTACGGTCTATCACAACCAATTGAAATGAGAAACAATGAAATTATGGCTGGAATTCGAGCCGACGTTGGAATAAAAGTTTTTGGCGATGACTTGGTCCAACTAAAAATCATTGCAGAAGAAATTTCCTCAAAAATCAAAAACATTGAAGGAGTCGCAGATCTCAGGATTGAACAATTATATGGGTTAGAATATTTGAGAATCAAACCTAACCGAGAAAAGTTGGCAAGATACAACTTAAATATTTTGGATATCAATCGTATTACCGAATCATTTTCATCTGGTGTACCAGCTGGCATCGTATATGAAGGAATGAAACGATTTGATATTGTCGTAAAAACTGATATCAATTCAAACCCAGATCAAATCCCAAATACACCCGTAAATGTAGGACAAAATCAATTTGCACCCTTTCACGAATTGGCCGAAATTAAAATAGAAGACGGACCCGTTCAAATCTTACATCAAAACCAAAATCGATATGCACTAATCCAGTTTAATATCAGGGGAAGTGATATGGTTAGTACCGTACGATTCGTAAAACAAGTATTAGAAGACAAAATCAAATTCCCTCCAGGATATTCTTTTTCGCTCGGTGGTGAATTTCAAAAATTTGAATCTGCGACAAATACTTTATTGGTTGTGGTTCCGATTACATTATTGGTTATTTTTTTGATTTTATATTTTGCATTTAACGAAGTATTAGCAGCATTTATTATTTTTCTAAATGTGCCTTTCGCAATCACAGGAGGCATTCTAGCACTTTACTTTCGAAACTTACCCTTTAGCATATCAGCCGGAGTTGGTTTTATAGCATTGTTCGGAATTGCTGTCTTAAATGGGCTTGTTCTCATTAGTTTTATCAAATCGTTAGAGCACAAAGGTAATCAATTAGAGGAAGCGATCAAAGAAGCCGCAATTTCAAGGCTTAGGCCAGTCCTCACAACCGCCCTGCTTGCTTCCATTGGATTCATTCCTATGGCAATTAGCACCTCGCCAGGAGCAGAGGTACAACGGCCATTAGCGACCGTTGTCATTGGAGGATTAATCACTGCTAGTGGGTTAACCCTATTTGTACTACCAATTGTTTATTTAAAGTTTTTTGCAAAAAAATCTTTCATGCTCTCAAAAGAAGCATAA
- a CDS encoding dienelactone hydrolase family protein, which yields MKLFLSTSIALLLLQCSSLPTAELPVQSTVTGSPFEYKLDGKTYEGFFALNSKTTGKRPGILVIHEWWGVNDYPKQRAKQLADMGYVAFVMDVYGKGILAKDHVEAGKLSSANGDPKILLKKIYKAIEILKSNPNVDPNQIGAIGYCFGGGGVIELALDGAELKGGVVSFHGFLGSKNLATGVKKLKTKVLVHHGADDPFIPKTSVETFVKTITEAKAPVTFVSHPGAVHGFTRPGSEKHGLPGLAYNEKADYASFESMKDFFAKNFK from the coding sequence ATGAAACTGTTCCTTTCCACATCGATTGCATTGTTATTATTGCAATGTAGTAGTCTGCCCACAGCAGAACTTCCAGTTCAATCAACTGTAACTGGTAGCCCTTTCGAATACAAATTGGATGGAAAAACCTATGAAGGTTTTTTTGCTTTAAATTCAAAAACAACTGGAAAACGACCTGGTATCCTAGTGATACATGAGTGGTGGGGAGTCAATGATTATCCAAAACAACGAGCAAAACAATTAGCGGACATGGGATATGTAGCGTTTGTTATGGATGTTTATGGAAAAGGCATTTTAGCAAAGGATCATGTGGAAGCGGGTAAACTTTCAAGTGCAAATGGTGATCCCAAAATTCTTCTTAAAAAAATCTACAAGGCGATTGAAATTCTAAAATCAAATCCAAACGTCGATCCAAATCAAATAGGAGCTATCGGTTATTGTTTTGGAGGTGGTGGAGTCATTGAACTCGCATTAGATGGAGCAGAATTAAAAGGTGGAGTTGTTTCTTTCCATGGGTTTTTAGGGAGTAAAAATTTGGCTACAGGGGTTAAAAAATTAAAAACAAAAGTTTTAGTCCATCATGGGGCAGATGATCCCTTTATTCCAAAAACTTCGGTCGAAACATTTGTGAAAACAATAACGGAAGCAAAAGCTCCTGTCACTTTTGTTTCTCATCCTGGTGCAGTTCATGGGTTCACAAGGCCTGGATCCGAAAAACACGGATTACCAGGCTTAGCTTATAATGAAAAAGCAGATTATGCTTCTTTTGAGAGCATGAAAGATTTTTTTGCAAAAAACTTTAAATAA
- a CDS encoding acyl-CoA dehydrogenase family protein, with the protein MIQNNYFLSNEDLKEHFYELIDWNEIVPIYENQFLDAKLFESTKNPKLEMAPTNVDEAISFYEEILKSCGEISGMYVSQVASIVDSKGLKFENGEVIHPKEMVDVIQMYYDAGLGPAAFKRKYGGLGVPSIIKAMIAEIMYRSDSSITIAVGSMGLAAILEVCASEEMKNEWIPKLISGNYTVTMGLSEPDFGSDLPNITTKAFKNGEEWFLNGTKRFQTVACGVNGGSGITLTLARTGTQESGARGLSFFIVENKDYVVQGIEKKLGIKASATCETVFENSKGHLVGKEGFGLVKYVMGMLNGARLSVSSQGTGIVTAAFEESYKYANERIQFGKPIYEIPAVRRMLDRMERELAGMRCLMVEAAYSVDKYYWYEDGREVSTEELKSAKFWEKVANTLTPISKYYNSEMCNDLVYDGLQVLGGAGYTEDYDLSRLYRDARITNIYDGTTQIQVNAAIGGITSGMSGTGTFRAYLDHLSLGSDGNKRLKEIREVFESIVESFKSIQDQSTKEAYSFEVVESAARVIIGYLMERNKNKSKSRKEIRTKWCKEFHNDSFAILSSNLIKLKSL; encoded by the coding sequence ATGATCCAAAACAATTATTTTCTTAGCAACGAAGACCTGAAAGAACACTTCTATGAATTAATCGATTGGAATGAAATTGTCCCTATTTACGAGAATCAGTTTTTAGACGCAAAACTTTTTGAATCAACAAAAAATCCCAAACTAGAAATGGCACCAACTAACGTTGATGAAGCGATTTCATTTTACGAAGAGATATTGAAATCCTGTGGTGAAATCAGCGGAATGTATGTTTCTCAAGTGGCCTCTATCGTCGATTCTAAAGGATTAAAATTTGAAAATGGTGAAGTGATCCATCCAAAAGAAATGGTAGATGTGATTCAAATGTATTATGATGCAGGACTCGGTCCAGCCGCCTTCAAACGAAAATACGGTGGTTTAGGTGTACCAAGTATCATCAAAGCAATGATAGCAGAGATTATGTATAGGTCAGATAGCTCGATCACAATTGCCGTTGGAAGTATGGGTCTTGCTGCAATCTTGGAAGTGTGTGCATCGGAAGAAATGAAAAACGAATGGATCCCGAAACTCATCTCAGGTAATTATACAGTCACAATGGGATTATCTGAACCAGACTTCGGATCTGACTTACCAAACATTACCACGAAAGCTTTCAAAAATGGAGAAGAATGGTTTTTAAATGGAACCAAACGATTTCAAACAGTTGCATGCGGGGTCAATGGAGGATCTGGCATCACTCTCACACTTGCAAGAACTGGAACACAAGAAAGTGGAGCAAGAGGTCTTTCGTTCTTTATCGTTGAAAACAAAGATTATGTTGTACAAGGTATTGAAAAAAAACTAGGAATCAAAGCATCTGCTACATGCGAAACAGTCTTTGAAAATAGCAAAGGTCATTTGGTTGGAAAGGAAGGATTTGGTCTTGTAAAATACGTAATGGGTATGTTGAATGGTGCGCGTCTCAGCGTGTCTAGCCAAGGTACCGGAATTGTTACCGCTGCATTTGAAGAATCATACAAATATGCGAATGAAAGAATTCAATTTGGAAAACCAATTTATGAAATCCCTGCTGTTCGTAGAATGTTAGATCGAATGGAAAGAGAACTTGCTGGAATGCGTTGCCTAATGGTAGAAGCTGCCTATTCAGTGGATAAATATTACTGGTATGAAGATGGTAGAGAAGTCTCTACAGAAGAACTTAAATCGGCAAAATTTTGGGAGAAAGTTGCAAATACGCTCACTCCAATTTCCAAGTATTACAATTCAGAAATGTGTAATGATTTAGTTTACGATGGTTTACAGGTATTAGGTGGCGCTGGTTATACGGAGGACTATGATCTTTCCCGATTGTATCGTGACGCACGGATCACAAATATTTATGATGGCACCACACAAATCCAAGTCAACGCGGCCATTGGAGGAATCACATCTGGAATGAGTGGAACGGGAACCTTTCGAGCTTACTTAGACCACTTGTCTCTAGGATCTGATGGAAACAAACGACTAAAAGAAATCCGTGAAGTATTTGAATCCATCGTGGAATCATTTAAGTCCATTCAAGATCAAAGCACAAAAGAAGCATATAGTTTCGAAGTGGTAGAATCAGCTGCAAGAGTGATCATCGGTTATCTTATGGAACGAAACAAAAACAAATCTAAATCGAGAAAGGAAATTCGAACCAAGTGGTGTAAAGAATTTCATAACGATAGTTTTGCAATTCTCAGTTCCAATTTAATCAAATTAAAATCCTTATAA
- a CDS encoding fatty acid desaturase family protein, with protein MRTISKKLNKEEIEAFGKEVDTLREEVMAKVGKEDADHIRFIYKTYRYTEVLGRGLIHFSFEPISFVAGTLLLSISKIINNMELGHNVLHGQYDWMNDPRFNSRTFEWDIVCNAHQWKFYHNYMHHTYTNVLNKDHDYGYNFTRLTEAQKWKPVHLTQPFTNMFLAMNFQWGIGAHGYRVEYLETPKKLRKKKTLNDYKALFFKKIELQLLKDYILFPALAGLNFPKVILGNLLANLIRNLWTYAVIFCGHFTENAESFTTDEIVGETKAQWYLRQLKGSSNLEGNNLFYTMTGHLSHQIEHHMFPDMPAKRYREVAPRLKEICAKYGQHYNTGSFVKQFASVWKRIIAYSFPDHIASKVMGKRKKFLEPTIVLSQPSFQVSLPSEEKSVTLT; from the coding sequence ATGAGAACAATTAGTAAAAAATTAAACAAAGAAGAAATTGAAGCATTCGGAAAAGAAGTTGATACACTTCGTGAAGAAGTAATGGCGAAAGTCGGAAAAGAAGATGCTGATCATATTCGTTTTATCTATAAAACCTATCGTTATACAGAAGTTTTGGGAAGAGGTTTGATCCACTTTAGTTTTGAACCAATTTCCTTCGTTGCTGGAACGCTTTTGTTATCTATTTCCAAAATCATAAATAATATGGAACTAGGTCATAACGTCTTACATGGTCAATATGATTGGATGAATGACCCGCGTTTCAACTCTAGAACATTTGAATGGGACATTGTTTGTAATGCCCACCAATGGAAGTTTTACCATAATTATATGCATCATACATATACAAATGTTTTGAACAAAGACCATGACTATGGATATAATTTCACAAGATTAACAGAAGCACAGAAGTGGAAACCAGTTCACCTAACACAGCCTTTTACGAATATGTTTTTGGCGATGAACTTTCAATGGGGAATTGGTGCCCATGGATATCGAGTTGAGTATTTAGAAACTCCCAAAAAACTAAGAAAGAAAAAAACACTTAATGATTACAAAGCACTATTCTTTAAAAAAATTGAACTCCAACTCCTAAAAGATTATATTTTGTTTCCGGCTCTTGCTGGTCTCAATTTTCCAAAGGTAATTTTAGGAAATTTATTGGCCAATTTGATCAGAAATCTTTGGACATATGCTGTAATCTTCTGCGGTCATTTTACAGAAAATGCAGAGTCATTCACAACAGATGAAATTGTCGGTGAAACAAAAGCACAATGGTATTTAAGACAACTCAAAGGATCTTCGAATTTGGAAGGTAACAATTTGTTTTACACGATGACAGGTCATTTGAGCCATCAAATCGAACATCATATGTTCCCAGACATGCCTGCGAAACGATACCGTGAAGTAGCTCCACGTTTGAAGGAAATCTGTGCAAAGTATGGGCAACATTACAATACCGGAAGTTTCGTAAAACAATTTGCATCTGTATGGAAACGAATTATCGCGTATTCATTTCCAGATCATATTGCATCGAAGGTTATGGGAAAACGTAAAAAGTTTTTAGAACCAACGATTGTATTAAGCCAACCAAGCTTCCAAGTATCTCTTCCATCTGAAGAGAAATCTGTAACACTCACTTAA
- a CDS encoding flavin reductase family protein, translating into MKSFPFIYNEPREFLSSLQPKEWANFFLGELNPRFSVTATKAKVIEVKEETSDSKTIVLKPNWLWKGFASGQHVPVTVEIAGRRVTRFYSLSSHPNDKYLQITVKRQKGGLVSNFINQNIKKGDILELGEASGDFVLTKELPKDLLFLAGGSGITPIHSILRSLQTLNYTGKATLLYFVRSYDDIIFKSSFDSMQKNSNWLTVHYVFSDIPKEGYASGFLSKEILETYVPNLKSSSVYVCGPSPMQTKALSLLEGLPVKSELFLLPGQNVGKVKKEGTVDVFLTLSHKTIQVKGERSILEELEEQGIYPQSGCRMGICHTCVCKKQTGSITDLSNGETSQLGEENIQICVSRAESNLELEL; encoded by the coding sequence ATGAAATCATTTCCTTTTATCTACAACGAACCGCGGGAATTCTTAAGTTCCTTACAACCCAAAGAGTGGGCCAATTTTTTCTTGGGTGAATTGAACCCTAGATTTTCTGTCACAGCCACAAAAGCAAAAGTCATCGAAGTGAAAGAGGAGACTTCCGATTCCAAAACAATCGTTTTGAAACCAAACTGGTTATGGAAAGGATTTGCATCTGGCCAACATGTGCCAGTGACTGTGGAAATTGCGGGAAGAAGGGTCACTCGATTTTATTCCTTATCATCTCACCCAAATGACAAGTACCTCCAAATTACCGTAAAACGCCAGAAAGGTGGTCTTGTTTCAAACTTTATCAATCAGAACATCAAAAAAGGTGACATTCTGGAATTGGGTGAAGCATCCGGTGACTTTGTTCTCACAAAAGAGCTACCAAAAGATTTGTTGTTCTTGGCAGGTGGAAGTGGAATCACACCAATCCATTCCATTCTCAGAAGTTTACAAACGTTAAACTATACTGGAAAAGCGACTCTATTGTATTTTGTAAGATCCTATGATGATATTATCTTCAAATCATCCTTCGATTCCATGCAAAAGAATTCAAATTGGTTAACAGTTCACTATGTATTTTCTGATATTCCTAAAGAAGGGTATGCTTCGGGTTTTTTATCAAAAGAGATTTTAGAAACCTATGTTCCAAACTTAAAATCATCCTCCGTTTATGTCTGCGGACCTTCTCCAATGCAAACGAAAGCATTGTCTTTATTAGAAGGATTACCTGTAAAATCCGAGTTATTCCTCCTTCCTGGACAAAATGTAGGCAAAGTGAAAAAAGAAGGAACAGTAGATGTATTTTTAACTTTAAGTCACAAAACCATCCAAGTAAAAGGGGAACGTTCCATATTAGAAGAGTTAGAAGAACAAGGGATTTATCCGCAAAGTGGATGCCGTATGGGAATTTGCCATACATGTGTTTGTAAAAAACAAACAGGTTCCATTACGGATCTTTCAAATGGGGAAACTTCTCAATTGGGCGAAGAAAATATCCAAATCTGCGTTTCTAGAGCTGAATCCAATTTGGAATTAGAACTATAA